One window of Trichoderma breve strain T069 chromosome 3, whole genome shotgun sequence genomic DNA carries:
- a CDS encoding major facilitator superfamily domain-containing protein — protein sequence MAPPPPEPISSSSSDLTLMDPEPMPSENTPLITGKSTDEAENGAHHKPSKPLPQMQVFLLCFAKVMEPIAFFAIFPFIAEMVRKNGHLPKSDVGFYSGLIESLFSATQMVVLYFWGHLADTIGRKPVLLWTLTGMTVATFFFTVSKTIWQMILFRCIAGVFSGSGLVIRTMLSDHTTSETQAVAFSWFAFANNMGIFLGPIIGGVLADPVEQFPSVFKGIQLLEDYPYLLAGVALTVINIVSIVLCIFYLEETLEPEATETTSSTAGPVIRPHRLSTRELLKAPGVAVVIWVYTHVMFLAFAFTAILPVLLYTPIKLGGVEFSAFQISLWMATQGAAQAAWLVIAFPFLQRRIGTKGSMAACVAAYPFFFAGYVVMNFLLRADTESAMAAFWVVAPIVAVVGPGVSMAFTAVQLALNDVSPNPHVMGTLNALAMTAASAVRSFVPGVSTVLFAIGVHNQILWGHLVWAILIPIAMSLMIFVKWLPEDKQSHKLAREREEDDE from the coding sequence ATGGCGCCTCCTCCGCCCGAGCCGatatcatcgtcatcctcagaTCTCACCCTCATGGACCCCGAGCCCATGCCCTCAGAAAACACGCCTCTCATCACCGGCAAATCCACAGACGAAGCCGAGAATGGCGCCCACCACAAGCCAAGCAAGCCCCTGCCCCAGATGCAGgtcttcttgctctgctttgcaAAAGTCATGGAGCCAattgccttcttcgccatcttccccTTCATCGCGGAGATGGTCCGGAAAAACGGCCACCTCCCCAAGTCAGATGTGGGCTTCTACAGCGGCCTGATTGAGTCGCTCTTCTCTGCCACCCAGATGGTGGTGCTCTACTTTTGGGGCCATCTCGCGGACACCATTGGCAGGAAACCCGTCTTGTTGTGGACACTGACCGGAATGACGGTGGCTACCTTCTTTTTCACAGTTTCGAAAACCATCTGGCAGATGATCCTGTTCCGATGCATCGCCGGTGTCTTTAGCGGTTCAGGCTTGGTGATTCGAACGATGCTTTCGGACCACACGACCTCAGAGACGCAGGCCGTGGCGTTTAGTTGGTTTGCGTTTGCCAACAACATGGGCATCTTCCTGGGACCGATTATTGGCGGTGTACTGGCAGACCCGGTAGAGCAGTTCCCGAGCGTCTTTAAGGGAATTCAGCTCCTTGAAGATTATCCGTATCTCCTAGCCGGCGTGGCACTTACCGTGATCAATATCGTCAGCATCGTCCTATGTATATTCTATCTCGAAGAAACTCTGGAGCCTGAAGCTACTGAAACTACCTCGTCGACTGCCGGCCCAGTAATTCGACCACATCGATTATCCACCAGGGAGCTCCTCAAGGCCCCTGGcgtcgccgtcgtcatctggGTCTACACTCACGTCATGTTCCTCGCCTTTGCCTTCACCGCCATCCTCCCCGTGCTGCTCTACACGCCCATCAAGCTCGGCGGCGTCGAATTCTCCGCCTTCCAAATCTCCCTCTGGATGGCCACCCAGGGCGCCGCCCAGGCCGCCTGGCTCGTCATCGCGTTCCCCTTCCTGCAGCGCCGCATCGGCACCAAGGGCTCCATGGCCGCCTGCGTGGCGGCAtaccccttcttcttcgccggcTACGTCGTCATGAACTTCCTCCTCAGGGCGGACACCGAGTCCGCCATGGCAGCATTCTGGGTCGTCGCCCccatcgtcgccgtcgtcggACCCGGCGTGTCCATGGCCTTTACGGCAGTCCAGCTCGCCCTCAACGACGTGTCGCCCAACCCTCACGTCATGGGCACGCTCAACGCCCTGGCCATGACCGCCGCTAGTGCCGTCCGGTCCTTTGTCCCGGGAGTGTCGACGGTGCTATTCGCCATTGGCGTGCACAACCAGATCCTCTGGGGACATCTTGTGTGGGCCATACTTATTCCTATCGCCATGTCGCTCATGATTTTTGTTAAATGGCTTCCAGAGGACAAGCAGTCACACAAGCTTGCCCGGGAGcgggaggaagacgatgagtAA
- a CDS encoding bestrophin, RFP-TM, chloride channel domain-containing protein has product MSDGDAYVPTEVTVVDQQQPAQNDKHRATSTEIPLEEQQTNVPGSRMAPSIPLNRRHTLNLEDYFAGPRNMDKHSKWPLFMQMHGSILPKMIVPLIWMSAWSACVTCIYEVAKKNIAVNSILLTVLGFVVSTGLSFRGSTAYERYAEGRRFFAALVTSSQALGRIFWIHAKVLPNVDVRKQMLYKISAMNLVVAYAISLKHSLRFEPYTAYQDIEHLVGHLDTFAKSATSTMPLNGGVGRKNFFKSIGDYLGLSFAASNPRKQLKKAEKPLGNLPLEILNHLAVTIDDLVSRGQLPVPMQQTLAYNNLAALNDAYTGCQRVLNTPLPIAYGILFQQITWLYVVLLPFQMVAVLHWITIPATTVASYIILGLLFIGQEIENPFGHDVNDLPLDSYCEQIALDMDIIASHSNYKPEDFFFSSENVPLWPVSGAAADTWLQRSESKLAETIRTKPNKTFEWRRWRGDKLGDEESAKND; this is encoded by the coding sequence ATGTCGGACGGCGACGCCTATGTCCCCACGGAGGTGACTGTCGTggatcaacaacaaccagCCCAGAATGACAAGCACCGGGCCACCAGCACGGAGATTCCCCTCGAGGAACAGCAGACCAATGTTCCCGGCTCCAGGATGGCGCCGTCAATTCCCCTCAACAGGCGTCACACGCTGAATCTCGAAGACTACTTCGCTGGCCCGCGAAACATGGACAAGCACTCCAAGTGGCCTCTGTTCATGCAGATGCACGGCAGCATCTTGCCCAAGATGATTGTGCCTCTCATCTGGATGTCCGCCTGGTCTGCTTGCGTCACCTGTATCTACGAGGTAGCAAAGAAGAACATCGCCGTCAACTCCATCCTCCTGACAGTTTTGGGTTTCGTCGTCTCCACCGGCCTCAGCTTCCGCGGTTCCACAGCATACGAGCGTTATGCTGAAGGTCGTCGTTTCTTCGCAGCCCTGGTTACCTCATCACAGGCTCTTGGACGAATCTTCTGGATCCACGCCAAGGTCCTCCCTAACGTGGACGTCCGCAAGCAGATGCTCTACAAGATCAGCGCCATGAACCTGGTTGTCGCTTATGCTATTTCCCTCAAGCACAGCTTGCGTTTTGAGCCTTACACCGCGTACCAAGATATAGAGCATCTGGTCGGCCATCTCGACACGTTTGCCAAGTCTGCCACCTCCACCATGCCCCTCAATGGCGGCGTTGGAAGGAAGAACTTCTTCAAGTCCATTGGAGACTACCTCGGCCTCTCCTTTGCCGCTAGCAACCCTCGaaagcagctcaagaaggcagagaagccCCTTGGAAACCTGCCCCTCGAAATCCTCAACCACCTTGCTGTCACCATTGACGACCTGGTTAGCAGAGGCCAGCTCCCTGTCCCCATGCAGCAGACCTTGGCTTACAACAACCTTGCTGCCCTCAACGACGCCTACACCGGCTGCCAGCGTGTCTTGAACACACCTCTCCCCATCGCTTACGGCATTCTGTTCCAGCAGATCACATGGCTCTACGTCGTCTTACTCCCCTTCCAGATGGTCGCTGTGCTCCACTGGATCACCATTCCCGCCACCACCGTTGCGTCTTACATCATTCTCGGCCTCCTCTTCATTGGCCAGGAAATTGAGAATCCCTTTGGCCACGACGTCAACGATCTTCCCCTCGACAGCTACTGCGAGCAGATTGCTCTTGACATGGACATCATCGCCTCGCACTCCAACTACAAGCCCGAGGACTTCTTCTTTAGCTCCGAGAACGTTCCCTTGTGGCCCGTCAGCGGTGCCGCCGCTGACACCTGGCTTCAGCGAAGCGAGTCTAAGCTGGCAGAGACCATCAGGACCAAGCCCAACAAGACGTTTGAGTGGCGACGCTGGAGGGGCGATAAGCTGGGTGACGAGGAGTCTGCCAAGAACGATTAA